One window of Streptococcus suis genomic DNA carries:
- a CDS encoding PrgI family protein: MNTRVFKDISKVQHRAWLGFTTRQVIFVFPAVALTILVLGLNLFYWQFGDWFVYGFVFSFTIPLMLFGVYRPNDLPFEIYLKYRFHYELTVPDRTFTGRKGDQREKIKTLNEIKDLF, encoded by the coding sequence ATGAACACACGTGTCTTTAAGGACATCTCAAAGGTTCAACACAGGGCATGGCTGGGATTTACAACTAGACAGGTTATTTTTGTATTTCCAGCTGTCGCCCTAACCATTTTGGTTTTGGGCTTGAACCTATTTTATTGGCAATTTGGGGATTGGTTTGTCTATGGTTTTGTTTTTAGCTTTACCATTCCACTCATGTTATTTGGGGTCTATCGCCCCAACGATTTACCATTTGAAATATACCTCAAGTACCGTTTTCATTATGAACTAACGGTGCCAGACCGCACATTTACTGGAAGAAAAGGAGACCAACGTGAAAAAATTAAAACACTCAATGAAATCAAAGACCTCTTCTAA
- a CDS encoding conjugal transfer protein TrbL, with translation MIMNFTSPFVFLASEKVSSDSLFEGFQVDLESTANLVKSLADFNPTVWSYMTAITKGIMQPLGVAILAVVIVLEFSKMAKKIANSGGAMTFEAIAPMIVSYIMVAVVITNTTVIVEAIIAIASYVIEQVASLVTNGGANYDTISGIKGSGIVGKMIIGFFAILIWLVRMASIMVVNILITIRFIQLYLMIPFAPVTIPTFLSDDWRSVGIGYLKNIMVYAVQGILIFLIVSLVPLFESAGKIAVSNGAGVMESLAIMFGGLVQAILLIIALVGSQRTARSILGM, from the coding sequence ATGATAATGAATTTTACGTCACCTTTTGTATTTCTAGCCTCTGAAAAAGTATCTAGCGACAGCCTTTTTGAAGGGTTTCAAGTGGATTTAGAATCAACCGCCAACTTGGTTAAGTCACTAGCGGACTTTAATCCGACGGTGTGGTCTTACATGACAGCCATTACCAAGGGGATTATGCAGCCCTTGGGAGTAGCTATTCTTGCGGTAGTTATTGTACTCGAATTTTCAAAAATGGCCAAGAAAATCGCAAACTCAGGCGGTGCAATGACCTTTGAAGCCATAGCACCTATGATTGTCAGCTACATCATGGTCGCGGTCGTGATTACCAATACGACGGTTATTGTGGAAGCCATTATTGCCATTGCCTCATATGTTATTGAACAAGTGGCAAGTCTTGTCACGAATGGTGGTGCTAATTATGATACCATCTCAGGCATTAAGGGATCTGGAATTGTAGGAAAAATGATTATTGGCTTTTTTGCGATTCTCATTTGGTTGGTACGAATGGCCAGCATCATGGTTGTCAATATCTTGATTACCATTCGCTTTATCCAACTCTATCTGATGATTCCTTTTGCCCCTGTTACCATTCCGACCTTCCTTAGTGATGACTGGAGAAGTGTTGGGATTGGTTACCTTAAAAACATCATGGTCTATGCCGTTCAAGGTATTTTGATTTTTCTAATTGTATCTCTTGTTCCCTTGTTTGAATCGGCTGGAAAGATTGCCGTATCAAATGGAGCTGGAGTGATGGAATCACTTGCCATTATGTTTGGTGGCTTGGTACAGGCCATCTTGTTAATCATTGCCTTGGTTGGCAGTCAACGAACCGCCCGAAGTATTTTGGGGATGTAG
- the ltrA gene encoding group II intron reverse transcriptase/maturase — MAKRIVNKAERNAERYDAKEIGYQLYEDSLNGKRFDRLMPMIVSEQNIILAYRNICKNNGSKTPGTDGKTIVEIQKLPIEMVIKTIRNKLNYYQPKKIRRVEIPKDNGKTRPLGIPSIWDRLIQQCVLQVLEPICEAKFHERNNGFRPYRSTQNAIAQCYKMAQIQNLHFVVDVDITGFFDNIDHSKLIRQLWGLGVQDRKLIMIIKQMLKADILFKDIVITPETGTPQGGILSPLLANVVLNELDWWVANQWEMFKIKEGSTGYEFTKVDNEGNILTIDRTQKWNKLRAKTDLKEMYIVRYADDFKIFCRDYVTAVKVMGATKLWLAENLHLKTSDEKSGITNLRKNYTTFLGIKFKVVPKGNKWIIRSHMADKSKVKVISKLGSVWKDIKNPSKQSELDKNISLYNAMVMGMHNYYCMATLVSSDFAEIAFKVTGKSNGMNHNKRCFPIEKQGEITSKYILDKYGKSKQCRWINGRMIVPVGYVSYEYPKYKRREVNKYVRKYSDAENCISFEVMKYMMENAHLYPTLEMADNALSRYIAQKGKCAVTHNALTIVDMVCEHIKPCKGERNDTYRNLIILSKEVSDLVGEENSNKVSKLLKNLPLTKEMQDKINKLREHRELEMIQFEDYIGTKK, encoded by the coding sequence ATGGCAAAACGAATTGTAAATAAAGCAGAACGAAATGCAGAAAGGTATGACGCTAAAGAAATAGGTTATCAGCTTTATGAAGATAGCCTGAACGGTAAGAGATTTGATAGGCTCATGCCAATGATTGTCTCTGAACAAAACATCATACTTGCATATCGAAATATCTGTAAAAATAACGGGAGTAAAACTCCTGGTACAGATGGTAAAACGATTGTAGAAATACAGAAATTACCTATCGAAATGGTCATAAAAACCATCAGAAACAAGTTGAACTATTATCAACCAAAGAAAATTAGACGAGTAGAAATCCCGAAAGATAATGGAAAGACAAGACCTCTTGGAATTCCGAGTATTTGGGACAGACTGATACAACAGTGTGTCTTACAGGTGTTAGAGCCAATCTGTGAAGCTAAGTTTCACGAAAGAAACAATGGTTTCAGACCGTACAGGTCTACACAGAACGCAATAGCACAGTGCTATAAAATGGCACAAATACAAAATCTGCACTTTGTTGTAGATGTAGACATTACAGGATTCTTTGATAATATTGACCACTCAAAACTTATCCGTCAGTTATGGGGATTGGGAGTACAGGACAGAAAGCTGATTATGATAATCAAGCAAATGTTAAAAGCAGATATTCTATTCAAAGATATCGTCATCACACCAGAAACAGGTACACCTCAAGGTGGTATTCTATCTCCGCTATTAGCTAATGTAGTGTTGAATGAACTGGACTGGTGGGTTGCTAATCAGTGGGAAATGTTCAAAATCAAAGAGGGAAGTACAGGCTACGAGTTTACAAAGGTTGATAACGAGGGAAACATACTCACAATAGACCGAACGCAGAAATGGAACAAGCTCAGAGCAAAAACCGACTTAAAAGAAATGTATATCGTAAGATATGCGGATGATTTTAAAATATTCTGTAGAGATTATGTGACAGCGGTTAAGGTAATGGGTGCGACAAAGCTATGGTTAGCTGAAAATCTTCACTTGAAGACAAGTGATGAAAAATCAGGAATTACTAACCTTAGAAAGAACTACACGACTTTTCTTGGAATAAAATTCAAGGTAGTACCAAAAGGGAATAAGTGGATTATTCGTTCCCATATGGCAGATAAGAGTAAAGTCAAGGTTATCAGTAAACTGGGTTCTGTTTGGAAAGATATTAAAAACCCAAGCAAACAAAGTGAATTAGATAAAAATATAAGTCTTTACAACGCTATGGTAATGGGAATGCACAATTATTACTGTATGGCAACGCTTGTGTCATCCGACTTTGCGGAAATAGCCTTTAAGGTTACAGGGAAAAGTAACGGAATGAATCATAACAAACGATGCTTTCCCATAGAGAAACAAGGTGAAATTACAAGCAAATACATCTTGGATAAGTACGGAAAGTCCAAACAATGTAGATGGATAAATGGTCGTATGATTGTTCCTGTCGGATATGTATCTTATGAATATCCAAAATATAAAAGACGTGAAGTCAACAAATATGTGAGGAAATACTCAGACGCTGAAAACTGTATCAGCTTTGAAGTTATGAAGTATATGATGGAAAATGCTCATCTCTATCCTACATTAGAGATGGCAGATAATGCTCTTTCAAGGTATATAGCACAAAAAGGCAAATGTGCTGTTACGCATAATGCTTTGACCATTGTGGATATGGTCTGTGAACACATCAAGCCTTGCAAAGGAGAAAGAAACGATACTTACAGGAATTTAATTATTCTCTCAAAAGAGGTATCGGATTTGGTAGGAGAAGAAAATAGCAATAAAGTAAGTAAGCTACTCAAAAATCTACCATTGACCAAAGAAATGCAAGATAAAATCAATAAGCTTCGTGAACACAGGGAGCTAGAAATGATACAATTCGAGGACTATATAGGCACTAAAAAGTAA
- a CDS encoding CPBP family intramembrane metalloprotease has protein sequence MIRIVLFYLAIQLNGLLVSLYLKEYLTIEGIVLLQLVLLSVTCLEIARHKTVQLKIVGVQNRLSWLLLGFVAMVAFAVFISFLFPGQTRNQAVLVQVGKQVPYVIFLLFLANASILEEIVYRQLLWEKLIFPFVQIGVTSFLFVLSHSPNQLGSWLIYSCLGLTLAAVRLKTDCMTAIILHLLWNSLAYVVTFL, from the coding sequence ATGATAAGGATAGTGTTGTTTTATCTAGCTATACAGCTTAACGGTCTTCTGGTGAGTTTATACCTGAAAGAGTATCTGACAATAGAGGGAATAGTCTTGCTACAATTGGTCCTATTAAGTGTGACTTGCTTAGAGATTGCCCGTCATAAAACTGTTCAATTAAAAATTGTGGGCGTACAAAATCGCCTAAGTTGGTTGCTTCTTGGCTTTGTGGCTATGGTTGCTTTTGCAGTCTTCATCAGCTTCCTATTTCCAGGTCAGACTAGGAATCAAGCGGTATTGGTACAAGTAGGAAAACAGGTTCCTTATGTTATCTTTTTATTGTTTCTGGCCAATGCAAGTATCCTTGAAGAAATTGTTTATAGGCAATTGCTGTGGGAAAAATTGATATTCCCTTTTGTACAAATAGGCGTGACCAGTTTTCTCTTTGTTCTATCCCATAGCCCCAATCAGTTAGGGAGTTGGCTCATCTATAGCTGTCTTGGCTTGACCTTGGCTGCTGTTCGATTGAAAACTGATTGTATGACGGCAATCATCTTACATTTACTTTGGAATAGTTTGGCTTATGTCGTAACTTTCTTGTGA
- a CDS encoding transcriptional regulator: MNERFWDNLEIILSEREITWAELARKVFKGQYVYPSEFNRLYQKLRHYKSNRLMPQTRWVERIVLVLDIDYEDLFKRWQ; the protein is encoded by the coding sequence ATGAATGAACGATTTTGGGATAATTTAGAAATCATACTCTCAGAAAGAGAAATCACTTGGGCAGAACTAGCTCGAAAGGTATTCAAAGGTCAATATGTCTATCCCAGTGAGTTTAATCGCCTCTATCAAAAACTGCGACATTACAAATCCAATCGCCTGATGCCACAAACAAGATGGGTTGAGCGAATCGTTCTAGTCTTAGACATTGATTATGAAGATTTATTCAAGAGGTGGCAATGA
- the dcm gene encoding DNA (cytosine-5-)-methyltransferase produces the protein MKFLDLFAGIGGFRLGMESQGHKCLGFCEIDKFARTSYKAMFNTEGEIEYHDIKEVTDHDFRQFRGQVDIICGGFPCQAFSLAGRRLGFEDTRGTLFFEIARAAKQIQPRFLFLENVKGLLNHDEGRTFATILSTLDELGYDVEWQVLNSKDFQVPQNRERVFIIGHSRRYRSRFIFPLRRENSPAHLERLGNINPSKRGLNGEVYLTSGLAPTLTRGKGEGAKIAIPVLTPDRLEKRQHGRRFKDNQDPMFTLTSQDRHGVVVAGNLPTSFDQTGRVFDTSGLSPTLTTMQGGDKVPKILLREELPFLKIKEATKKGYAKATLGDSVNLAYPDSTKRRGRVGKGISNTLTTSDNMGVVVAALEYRQDKWYEVTGIVLEGKLYRLRIRRLTPRECFRLQGFPDWAYERAESVSSKSQLYKQAGNSVTVTVIEAIAREFRRTEEEEKHESTT, from the coding sequence ATGAAATTTTTAGATTTATTTGCTGGGATAGGCGGTTTTAGACTAGGGATGGAATCACAGGGTCATAAATGCCTGGGCTTTTGTGAAATTGATAAATTTGCCAGAACATCTTATAAAGCCATGTTTAACACAGAAGGGGAAATAGAATACCATGATATTAAAGAGGTCACAGACCATGACTTTAGACAATTTAGAGGGCAAGTCGACATCATCTGCGGGGGATTTCCTTGCCAAGCTTTTTCACTCGCAGGAAGACGACTGGGATTTGAAGATACTCGAGGGACTCTCTTTTTTGAGATTGCTCGAGCGGCCAAACAAATCCAACCACGTTTTCTATTTTTGGAAAACGTCAAAGGCCTACTCAATCACGACGAGGGACGGACGTTCGCCACAATCCTCTCCACGTTGGATGAACTGGGGTATGATGTCGAATGGCAGGTGCTTAACAGTAAGGACTTCCAAGTCCCGCAAAACAGAGAGCGGGTCTTTATTATCGGACATTCTAGAAGATACCGTTCCAGATTCATATTTCCTCTCAGAAGAGAAAACAGCCCAGCTCATCTTGAAAGGCTAGGAAATATCAATCCCTCTAAACGTGGTTTGAATGGTGAAGTCTATCTGACGAGTGGACTTGCTCCTACACTAACAAGAGGTAAAGGAGAGGGAGCTAAAATCGCCATTCCAGTCTTAACACCAGATAGACTAGAAAAACGGCAACATGGTCGTCGATTTAAGGACAATCAAGACCCTATGTTTACTTTGACCAGTCAAGACAGACACGGAGTTGTTGTAGCAGGAAATCTGCCGACTAGCTTTGACCAGACTGGAAGAGTATTCGACACTTCTGGCTTGTCACCGACTTTGACCACCATGCAAGGTGGAGACAAGGTGCCAAAGATTTTGCTGAGGGAGGAGCTGCCATTTCTGAAAATCAAGGAAGCCACAAAAAAAGGGTACGCAAAGGCAACTCTTGGAGATTCTGTCAATCTGGCTTATCCAGACTCAACCAAACGTAGGGGACGAGTGGGAAAGGGAATATCCAATACCTTGACAACTTCAGACAATATGGGAGTGGTGGTTGCTGCTCTGGAATATCGACAGGATAAGTGGTATGAAGTCACAGGTATTGTCTTAGAGGGGAAACTTTATCGCCTGAGAATAAGACGACTGACACCAAGAGAGTGTTTCAGACTTCAAGGCTTTCCTGACTGGGCTTATGAAAGAGCAGAGAGTGTTTCTAGTAAGAGCCAACTATACAAACAGGCCGGCAATAGCGTGACTGTCACAGTTATTGAAGCCATTGCGAGAGAATTTAGAAGAACGGAAGAGGAAGAAAAACATGAATCTACTACATAA
- a CDS encoding replication initiator protein A: protein MKRITANQYQTSERYYKLPKVLFESERYKDMKLEVKVAYAVLKDRLELSLSKGWIDEDGAIYLIYSNSNLMALLGCSKSKLLSIKKNLRDYGLIDEVQQSSSERGRMANKIYLGELEHETTPVLHTDGASVKKTLGGSQRKTGPVLNSAPSETEGSETKYSETKGSDFLIEDEEERQQVDEKQEENFTSKVDGVTKYDRDYIWGLVHDQLRQTGLSQSASDYAMIYFSDRYQYALEHMRFARSAEVIAEYVFNGVLSEWTKQLRRQEVKGGD, encoded by the coding sequence ATGAAACGTATTACCGCTAATCAGTATCAGACATCAGAGCGTTATTATAAACTCCCAAAAGTCTTGTTTGAGAGTGAACGTTATAAGGATATGAAGCTGGAGGTTAAGGTAGCCTACGCGGTTTTAAAAGATCGGTTGGAGTTGTCTTTGAGTAAAGGTTGGATTGATGAGGATGGGGCTATTTATTTGATTTATTCCAATTCAAATCTGATGGCACTATTAGGCTGTTCAAAGTCAAAATTACTTTCAATCAAAAAAAACTTACGTGACTATGGCTTAATTGATGAAGTCCAACAGTCCTCTAGTGAAAGAGGTCGAATGGCAAATAAAATTTACTTGGGGGAATTAGAACATGAAACTACCCCAGTCTTACATACAGACGGGGCTAGTGTTAAAAAAACACTAGGGGGGTCTCAAAGAAAGACGGGGCCGGTCTTAAATTCAGCCCCTAGTGAGACTGAAGGAAGTGAGACTAAATATAGTGAAACTAAAGGGAGTGATTTCCTTATTGAGGACGAGGAGGAGAGGCAGCAAGTAGATGAGAAACAAGAAGAGAACTTTACTTCAAAAGTCGATGGCGTGACCAAGTACGATCGAGATTATATTTGGGGTTTGGTTCATGACCAGTTAAGACAGACAGGTCTATCTCAGTCGGCTAGTGACTATGCCATGATTTATTTTAGTGACCGTTATCAGTATGCATTGGAACATATGCGATTTGCTCGGTCAGCGGAAGTAATAGCTGAATACGTATTTAATGGTGTGCTGTCAGAGTGGACCAAGCAACTGAGACGACAAGAAGTAAAAGGAGGTGATTAA
- a CDS encoding site-specific integrase, with translation MSKKYKGVFRDDKGRIYCQTEFKVSATGKRQRFKRYRNMWGKSFTTEKEAYDELCRARVEFYDKFDYSDYNLTFAQYMEDIFLPYYRQTVQDSTYRTAITHFTLFIEEFGKMKLRDIKPRDCERFRLKLIANHSPNYAKCVWIRFKQCLGYAERMEYIKTFPCKSLDNPKGKRPDTKFWTFDEFKKVIATFDIEDYEDLHRFTTTWLYYMTGVRVSEGFALLWSDYDKENKRIFVHSTLEALKGGIYRIKDQTKTDAGVRFVDLDDETINVLERWRKVQVANSDDNYILSKFGEPMVKSTLTRMLKRQAKLAGVPEITGKGLRHSHDSFMINVLGKDVLAVSQRSGRIDKATTLNTYSHFYNARKQTVGNEITELLKKEGVSSTPR, from the coding sequence ATGTCTAAGAAATATAAAGGTGTATTTAGAGATGATAAAGGTAGGATATATTGTCAAACTGAATTTAAGGTATCTGCAACTGGGAAACGTCAACGTTTTAAACGTTATCGAAATATGTGGGGAAAATCTTTCACGACAGAGAAAGAAGCTTATGATGAGCTTTGTCGAGCAAGAGTTGAGTTTTATGATAAATTCGATTATTCAGATTATAATTTAACATTTGCTCAGTACATGGAAGATATTTTCTTACCGTATTATAGACAAACGGTACAGGATTCAACCTATAGAACTGCAATCACTCATTTTACTTTATTTATAGAGGAATTCGGTAAAATGAAATTGCGTGATATTAAGCCACGTGATTGCGAGAGATTTCGATTGAAACTTATAGCAAATCATTCTCCTAATTATGCAAAATGTGTTTGGATCCGTTTCAAACAATGTTTAGGATATGCGGAAAGAATGGAATATATTAAAACTTTCCCATGTAAGAGTCTTGATAATCCGAAAGGGAAGCGACCAGATACAAAATTTTGGACATTCGACGAGTTCAAAAAAGTTATTGCAACCTTTGATATAGAAGACTATGAAGATTTACATCGCTTTACGACAACTTGGTTATACTACATGACGGGGGTGCGAGTCAGTGAAGGTTTTGCTTTATTGTGGTCTGACTATGATAAAGAGAATAAGCGAATTTTTGTCCATTCAACTTTAGAAGCGTTAAAAGGTGGTATTTATCGTATAAAAGACCAGACTAAAACGGATGCAGGGGTTCGATTTGTTGATCTAGATGATGAAACGATTAATGTCTTAGAACGTTGGAGAAAAGTTCAAGTTGCTAATTCTGATGATAACTACATCTTATCTAAGTTTGGTGAACCTATGGTTAAGAGTACCTTAACTAGAATGTTGAAGAGACAGGCTAAGTTAGCAGGAGTACCTGAGATAACTGGTAAAGGATTGAGACATAGTCATGATTCATTTATGATCAATGTTCTAGGAAAAGATGTTTTAGCAGTCTCTCAACGTTCAGGTAGAATTGATAAAGCTACAACTCTAAATACTTATTCTCATTTTTACAATGCTAGAAAGCAGACAGTAGGTAATGAGATAACAGAATTATTGAAAAAGGAGGGTGTTTCATCAACACCCCGATAA
- a CDS encoding DUF3173 domain-containing protein, with translation METITHKNIMKLGFSKTASKLIIREAKAIAVEQFYTSHLDNNAVKLRKSPFDNRRLDLAPKVIVEELLGFPITDERKENR, from the coding sequence ATGGAAACTATTACACATAAAAATATTATGAAACTTGGCTTTTCTAAGACAGCATCAAAGCTGATTATTAGAGAAGCTAAAGCAATAGCTGTTGAACAATTTTATACTAGTCATTTAGATAACAATGCGGTAAAATTAAGAAAATCGCCTTTTGATAATAGACGATTAGACTTAGCTCCTAAAGTTATCGTAGAGGAGTTGCTCGGTTTTCCAATAACTGATGAAAGAAAGGAAAACAGATAA
- a CDS encoding SAG1252 family conjugative relaxosome accessory protein, whose product MSEQYRDIRKEINLTANELKQIEQLMREKRYRHFSPFVRDQLLMTDDKQLTAKEWFSFWKTQKLEQIGRDVHEIMTVARVNNQVTQEHVSILLTCVQDLIFEVSQMQPLSREFREKYIG is encoded by the coding sequence ATGTCTGAACAATATAGAGATATTCGAAAAGAAATAAATTTAACAGCCAATGAGTTAAAACAAATTGAACAATTAATGAGGGAGAAGCGTTATCGACACTTTTCACCATTTGTCAGAGATCAATTATTAATGACTGATGATAAACAGTTAACTGCTAAAGAGTGGTTTTCATTTTGGAAAACTCAAAAGTTAGAACAGATTGGACGTGATGTTCATGAAATTATGACTGTCGCAAGAGTGAATAATCAAGTGACTCAGGAACATGTATCTATTTTATTGACCTGTGTTCAAGATTTAATTTTCGAAGTTAGTCAGATGCAACCACTGAGTAGAGAGTTTCGTGAAAAGTATATAGGTTAG
- a CDS encoding DUF5960 family protein: MNQLEFQRNHLQMDYYSESYQDFERDFYRYSNMNIPLTFLTDDTLKTMATSHKNYFVLNKEKSKDNRDHFFIFEVRTLEENPLIYRYSYKNTTTYLAQK; the protein is encoded by the coding sequence ATGAATCAGCTTGAGTTTCAGCGTAATCACCTGCAAATGGACTATTACAGCGAGAGTTACCAAGATTTTGAACGTGACTTCTACCGATACTCCAACATGAATATTCCATTGACCTTCCTGACCGATGATACCCTCAAAACAATGGCGACTTCACATAAGAATTACTTTGTCCTCAATAAGGAAAAGTCCAAAGATAACCGCGATCACTTCTTCATATTTGAAGTAAGAACCTTAGAAGAGAATCCACTAATCTACCGATATTCTTACAAGAATACAACAACTTACTTAGCACAAAAATAG
- a CDS encoding DUF262 domain-containing HNH endonuclease family protein: MNKKIDSENQTIKAYFESKNEFYIPSYQRPYAWQVSQCEKLIEDIERHQENFDKDTQDNYFFGTILIAQETGEEHEVALIDGQQRTTTFMLLLKALLLRIKEELVKISPSSLEGERLRDKLISLKGMIIKMLYHLNEDDEYLYTKRDEYQLQAIDLKYVNDSISELHKDDFVTILLGESYSGITNAVKKIENRRKDNKYTNFFKNFRYFYRELETKNNLQLAEFAEHFVMYCQVIAITSYNTDQAINIFNSLNGTGLPLTPIEVIVSQTTANAKERKVFEENWRSIVEKTDHSRLNLNSLITHYIFVKLAQFQSETRNPGVSAFFNKNNQLLREDVLFTMELDQILTIFESYLGSPEGMILDKFNNNLKPFATSFQFYKGCENEFLIYLIKLGALLDLSESPYSSSKFKGFLEKINLKFSKKEVAPEEIISEMKQHIASEFNKQEIEETLLESGVPTSLVYLNDYLYAKEKGEIFSLSNQVDIEHIMSQSGQNRENIMADAGFTDASEFKEYAEKLGNKILLEADINRAIGDSWFRTKKMYTIADKKGYIGSRYVIAKSLTNYPKDTWDKEDIDKATTKAAKRITDFIFNEK, encoded by the coding sequence ATGAACAAAAAAATCGATTCAGAAAATCAAACAATTAAGGCTTATTTTGAGAGTAAGAATGAATTTTACATTCCTAGCTATCAACGTCCATATGCTTGGCAAGTATCCCAATGTGAAAAATTGATAGAAGATATCGAACGTCATCAGGAAAATTTTGATAAAGATACTCAAGACAATTATTTCTTTGGTACTATTTTGATTGCACAAGAAACAGGTGAGGAGCATGAAGTGGCTTTAATTGATGGCCAGCAGAGGACAACGACTTTTATGTTGCTTTTGAAAGCCCTGCTCTTGAGAATAAAAGAAGAATTGGTTAAGATTTCACCGTCTTCTCTTGAAGGTGAGCGTTTGCGTGATAAATTAATATCCTTAAAGGGGATGATTATCAAAATGCTTTATCATCTAAATGAAGACGATGAGTATCTTTATACGAAGCGAGATGAGTACCAACTTCAAGCCATAGATCTTAAATATGTCAATGATTCAATTTCTGAACTGCACAAGGATGACTTCGTGACGATATTGTTGGGTGAAAGTTATTCTGGCATTACCAATGCTGTTAAAAAAATTGAAAACCGACGGAAAGACAATAAGTACACAAATTTTTTCAAGAATTTCCGATATTTTTATAGAGAATTAGAAACTAAAAATAATTTACAACTCGCTGAATTTGCTGAGCATTTTGTTATGTATTGTCAGGTCATTGCCATTACCAGTTATAATACTGATCAGGCCATTAATATCTTTAATTCATTGAACGGTACAGGCTTGCCATTAACACCTATCGAAGTCATTGTTTCTCAAACAACTGCTAATGCTAAAGAACGAAAGGTCTTTGAAGAAAACTGGCGGAGTATTGTTGAGAAAACTGATCATTCGCGTTTAAATTTGAACAGTTTAATAACGCACTATATCTTTGTCAAATTGGCACAATTCCAATCTGAAACGAGAAACCCAGGGGTATCTGCTTTTTTCAATAAGAATAATCAGTTGTTAAGAGAAGATGTTCTATTCACAATGGAGTTAGATCAAATATTAACTATTTTTGAGTCTTATTTAGGCAGTCCGGAGGGTATGATTCTTGATAAATTCAATAACAATTTAAAACCATTTGCCACGAGTTTTCAATTTTACAAAGGTTGTGAAAATGAGTTTTTGATTTACTTAATAAAACTTGGTGCATTACTTGATTTGTCAGAAAGTCCTTATAGTAGTTCAAAATTTAAAGGCTTCTTGGAGAAAATTAATCTTAAATTTAGTAAGAAGGAGGTCGCTCCAGAAGAAATTATTTCGGAAATGAAGCAACATATTGCTAGTGAATTTAATAAGCAGGAAATTGAAGAGACGTTATTGGAGAGTGGTGTTCCAACATCTTTGGTCTATTTAAACGACTACCTTTATGCAAAGGAAAAAGGAGAAATTTTTAGTCTCTCAAATCAAGTAGATATTGAACATATTATGTCCCAAAGCGGTCAAAATCGAGAGAATATTATGGCAGATGCTGGTTTTACAGATGCTTCAGAATTTAAAGAGTATGCTGAAAAGTTGGGGAATAAAATTCTTTTAGAAGCTGATATCAATCGAGCAATTGGGGATAGTTGGTTTAGAACCAAAAAAATGTACACGATTGCAGACAAAAAGGGGTATATTGGAAGCCGGTATGTAATTGCTAAATCATTAACAAATTATCCAAAAGATACGTGGGATAAAGAAGATATAGATAAAGCAACGACGAAGGCAGCTAAACGAATTACAGATTTTATTTTTAATGAAAAATGA
- a CDS encoding exonuclease domain-containing protein, giving the protein MVQEVQKNDFQLSDYVVFDIATSGLSPKDSSLLGIFAIKIEKGEIVERFRRIVKLQGELSEFITDVTKITNEMMKRGESAEQVLNDFQVFCGSLTLVAHNAEFEVNFLNYNFQKYGFQALNQPVIDSLELVRKAYPELKRYSLTQLAQFFDFDTNNQNPEFGAETTRMLLDELRVF; this is encoded by the coding sequence ATGGTTCAGGAAGTACAAAAAAACGATTTCCAATTAAGTGACTATGTGGTATTTGACATCGCGACATCAGGTCTTTCTCCAAAGGACTCATCTTTGCTTGGAATCTTTGCTATTAAGATTGAAAAAGGAGAGATAGTTGAACGGTTTAGAAGAATTGTCAAATTGCAGGGCGAATTATCAGAATTTATAACTGATGTGACGAAGATAACCAACGAAATGATGAAGAGAGGTGAATCAGCAGAGCAAGTGTTAAATGATTTTCAAGTATTTTGTGGTAGTTTGACTCTTGTTGCCCATAATGCTGAGTTTGAAGTGAATTTTTTGAATTATAATTTTCAAAAGTATGGTTTTCAAGCCTTGAATCAACCAGTGATTGATTCACTAGAATTAGTACGAAAGGCTTACCCAGAATTAAAACGGTATTCTTTGACTCAATTAGCACAATTTTTTGACTTTGATACAAATAATCAAAATCCAGAATTTGGAGCTGAAACGACACGAATGCTTCTTGACGAACTCAGAGTGTTTTGA